ttgggaTCTAATTGTAGAAGCATTTTTTTCGTACGAATCTTTTGCCAAGTTAGctctttcaatttatcgCTGATTTTCTGTATTGAATTACCATGGTTTTTGCTCACTGTACGCTGATGGTTACACAAGATGGCCACGGTTCTATTGGCGGCGTTGAATTTGACCACTTTTTCTGCAACAGTACCTTCATTAGAAATCAAATCTAATTGATCTTGCATGGTTTTGGATGCGTTGTATGTACGGAATACTTTTGCCGTTAGTCCCTTCATataattttgcaattgctTGTTAACCATACTGGGATTGATTCGATCAAATAGGTTATCACCCGGTTGTTTGGgttcttttttgaatatacgcaagtttttgaacacttgttttgaaacttcaacttcttgATAAAAACGGATGGAATCTTTACCgagaaaatcaaaaataaCTGTGTTTGGTGGTTTTAAAGTAATATGCTCAAATCGAAGTGAACAGCATCCAACAGTATCTGCTTCATCTTCACCTTTTTCTCCACCGGCTCTCAATGCATATACATCAATAAGATACATGGCTGTTGCCATTTGTCGATCTTGCATTTTTTCCAGTTTCAACATCTTGGTATAATCTTTTCGAATTGCATCAACATACTTACGCAATTCACGTGCggtttcaaatttcttaAAATCTGATTGTCCCTTGACGGATGAATTGGCAGCAAAACGAACATATTTAAATGAGTCAGCAATGTTTTCCTTCCACATAGCTAACCAAGTAACTTCATTATCATGTCTAACTTCTGCCCAATTGTGGCCTGGTGGTGGGTCAGGTACTTTAGCATGAGCACTCAAATTCAACGTCACTTGTTCAGGATAAAcccttcttttcaatttaccTGTTTTGGGGTGAGCACCACGACCTCGAAATAATCCCGGAGGTTCAATTCGAAAATTACCCACCAATTCCCTTCTTCCATTAAGTAAACATGTTTTGTAAGGCTCttcaattttctctttttcttcctttAGTCTCTTTTTCTCATCTTTACTCAAggctttcttttcctctcTCTTTTTTTCGAAATATGCATGCATCTTACTGAAAtccaatttattgaaatcagtAATTTCAACGCCACATCCACCACattctttcaaaacttgttgGAAGTCTTGAAAGAAATTATTTTGGAATACAGGGTTCTTAGCGTGATCAGTTTCAACCATAGCTCCAAAAAACCCAGCAACTTCTTCTGCCTCGATTGGTAAATTGACAGGTTTCCCATCGTAGTATAGTTTGACATGAGATGGCAAAGGTTCATAAGGTGGGGGGAACATTACTCCATTATGTTCTAATG
This region of Candida orthopsilosis Co 90-125, chromosome 6 draft sequence genomic DNA includes:
- a CDS encoding Top1 DNA topoisomerase I — protein: MSSSEDETALSQLPIESQSVSTSPTSDDIDHEEKEDDVPLTKRDRKRIAMESDDTDDGDNDDDDYDEDDDVPLSKKTKTNNGTAKTKTVVKKETKTMKKTDTKKKATPKVKAEPKAKITATKSNVKARPKSTSTRVKKEPLVKSEASKIKKETSVKSETPGSEDDDTYKWWEQQSGDNDGEIKWQSLEHNGVMFPPPYEPLPSHVKLYYDGKPVNLPIEAEEVAGFFGAMVETDHAKNPVFQNNFFQDFQQVLKECGGCGVEITDFNKLDFSKMHAYFEKKREEKKALSKDEKKRLKEEKEKIEEPYKTCLLNGRRELVGNFRIEPPGLFRGRGAHPKTGKLKRRVYPEQVTLNLSAHAKVPDPPPGHNWAEVRHDNEVTWLAMWKENIADSFKYVRFAANSSVKGQSDFKKFETARELRKYVDAIRKDYTKMLKSEKMQDRQMATAMYLIDVYALRAGGEKGEDEADTVGCCSLRFEHITLKPPNTVIFDFLGKDSIRFYQEVEVSKQVFKNLRIFKKEPKQPGDNLFDRINPSMVNKQLQNYMKGLTAKVFRTYNASKTMQDQLDLISNEGTVAEKVVKFNAANRTVAILCNHQRTVSKNHGNSIQKISDKLKELTWQKIRTKKMLLQLDPKLKKKDPKYFEELDDLVKEDIEHIHHSIIERQKQQALKKLERDNEKLKIEKKPLLTKKDIKDKLDKIHELEKEYKKELKTGKPELPAKMTLEKCYQQIETLENRIVATSLQLKDKEDNSEVSLGTSKMNYIDPRLTVMFSKKFDVPIERLFTKTLREKFKWAIESADENWRF